Proteins encoded together in one Pirellulales bacterium window:
- a CDS encoding prepilin-type N-terminal cleavage/methylation domain-containing protein — translation MFTCHTSKRRWSVLGQWPVVSDPSETTDNGQRTKGQPHSRPSSPAPRPFAFTLVEMLVVITIIGLLASLVSVAAYQGLQAAKRARTQAEIVNMANAIEQYKQKYGDYPPSFLDHTDLNARTRMIQHLAKAFPRCNPNVEVWYIPWCDTTKNTSFYPYLDSSGTVQLWDPATGNTEGTASASPLTPAQALVFWLTSISKDPAHPLSSPTADRQSFFDFDTSRLTLLSTGSAPGWNTVTVSGTLPTWSAGPTPASSGAIYPKYNPGAYLPRDGGQQAYVYFEAQCYLFHAMFLPSNYPPPSPPAATPPLNNPPIPYLSQSTPWDTNGNGVLDVGAPSTTTFDITTDSSLDIISKSFSDFQKLCVNPKSFQIICAGADNDFGLANYITTPVAGSAPGLSAPVAQTQVHYNGLTLNIYYKSYPDGQGYDTTTNADDDNLTNFTEKTLGQAKPQ, via the coding sequence ATGTTCACGTGCCATACGAGCAAGCGGCGATGGTCGGTCCTTGGCCAGTGGCCAGTTGTCAGTGATCCGTCAGAAACAACGGACAACGGACAACGGACAAAGGGTCAGCCTCATTCTCGGCCTTCGTCCCCGGCCCCTCGTCCCTTCGCTTTCACCCTGGTCGAAATGCTGGTGGTAATCACCATCATCGGCCTGTTGGCCTCCCTGGTCTCGGTCGCCGCATACCAAGGGCTGCAAGCTGCTAAACGCGCCCGCACCCAGGCCGAAATCGTCAACATGGCCAACGCCATCGAGCAATACAAACAAAAATATGGCGACTACCCCCCCTCGTTTTTAGATCATACCGATCTGAATGCCCGGACCCGGATGATTCAGCATTTGGCCAAGGCCTTCCCGCGCTGCAATCCGAACGTCGAAGTTTGGTACATCCCCTGGTGCGACACCACAAAAAACACCAGCTTTTATCCCTACTTGGACAGTAGCGGCACGGTTCAACTCTGGGACCCCGCCACCGGCAACACGGAGGGAACCGCCAGCGCGTCGCCGCTGACCCCGGCGCAAGCCCTGGTGTTTTGGCTCACCAGCATCAGCAAAGACCCGGCGCATCCGCTGTCATCGCCCACCGCCGATCGCCAATCGTTCTTCGATTTTGACACGTCTCGGCTCACTTTGCTTTCGACCGGCAGCGCACCGGGATGGAATACCGTTACGGTTTCCGGCACGCTGCCGACCTGGAGCGCTGGACCCACCCCCGCCAGCTCCGGCGCCATCTATCCCAAGTACAACCCCGGCGCGTATCTTCCGCGCGACGGCGGCCAACAGGCGTACGTGTACTTCGAAGCCCAATGCTACTTGTTCCACGCGATGTTTCTGCCGAGCAACTATCCGCCCCCCTCGCCACCAGCAGCCACTCCGCCACTTAACAATCCGCCGATCCCGTATCTATCGCAATCTACACCCTGGGATACCAACGGCAATGGCGTGCTGGATGTCGGCGCTCCTAGCACCACCACATTTGACATTACTACCGATAGCTCATTGGACATCATCTCGAAATCGTTTTCCGATTTTCAAAAACTGTGTGTGAATCCCAAATCGTTCCAAATCATTTGTGCCGGCGCGGATAATGATTTTGGACTGGCGAATTACATCACCACTCCAGTCGCAGGATCAGCACCGGGTCTTTCCGCACCGGTCGCGCAAACGCAGGTACATTACAACGGCCTGACGCTAAACATTTATTACAAGTCCTATCCCGACGGCCAAGGTTACGACACCACCACCAACGCCGACGACGATAACCTTACCAACTTCACCGAAAAAACCTTGGGACAAGCGAAACCGCAATAG